From a single Brassica napus cultivar Da-Ae chromosome C9, Da-Ae, whole genome shotgun sequence genomic region:
- the LOC106363687 gene encoding uncharacterized protein LOC106363687: MKSFFAWNMRGFNMPRKHREIRRWVQTVKFTFGCLLETRVQKENYGICMEAALPGWASMANYEYSQLGHIWFCWTDKVVVTNINVSSQVITCAVQSHETGEQFICSAVYASNSEMERRILWDELRGTHAAYQYLDLPWIVIGDFNAILSTREHSRGGGAPSSQLGMRYFEELVGDCNLTDMAPTGALFTWWNKRDEDPIGKKLDRALINEAWFRDFPQSVARFEAGGISDHARCVVHLTGNHNEARKPFRFFNYLTEHAEFLPVVKRVWETTQEIHHSRSALSRFQAKLKLLKFEMRLLKKTHYGNLPNKTKLAFEEMCHCQNVVLLDPTPVTLAAEAEASARWNKLASIEEKFFRQKSCVRWMGAGDQNTTLFHRSVQTRNASNSITILVNEAGETLTNLPDIKKEAVMHFQKFLQVQDMDSEGDSLPLLQELLSYRCSDGSVASLVAPVSAKEIVSALHALPSD; this comes from the coding sequence ATGAAGTCCTTTTTCGCATGGAACATGCGTGGCTTCAACATGCCACGAAAACATAGAGAAATACGGCGTTGGGTTCAAACAGTGAAATTCACTTTTGGGTGTCTGCTGGAGACGAGGGTTCAGAAGGAAAACTATGGAATTTGTATGGAGGCAGCGCTACCGGGTTGGGCCTCTATGGCCAATTACGAGTACAGTCAGCTAGGGCACATTTGGTTTTGTTGGACAGACAAGGTGGTTGTGACAAATATTAACGTTAGCTCTCAGGTCATCACTTGTGCCGTCCAGTCACATGAAACAGGAGAGCAGTTCATTTGTTCAGCGGTGTATGCTTCGAACAGTGAAATGGAAAGAAGAATTCTGTGGGATGAATTACGAGGTACACATGCAGCTTATCAGTATTTAGACCTGCCTTGGATAGTCATAGGTGACTTCAATGCAATCCTTTCTACTAGAGAGCATTCTCGTGGGGGTGGCGCCCCTTCCTCTCAACTGGGGATGAGGTATTTCGAAGAATTGGTAGGGGACTGTAATCTTACTGATATGGCGCCAACTGGGGCTCTATTCACTTGGTGGAACAAGCGAGATGAGGATCCTATAGGCAAGAAGTTGGATAGAGCTTTGATAAACGAGGCTTGGTTTAGAGACTTTCCACAGTCAGTAGCACGATTCGAGGCTGGAGGCATATCTGATCATGCAAGATGTGTGGTTCATCTTACTGGTAACCACAATGAAGCCCGCAAACCGTTCCGTTTCTTCAACTACCTTACCGAGCATGCTGAGTTCCTCCCAGTTGTTAAAAGAGTGTGGGAGACGACTCAGGAAATTCATCACTCCCGCTCGGCTTTGAGCAGATTCCAAGCCAAGCTAAAGCTCCTCAAGTTCGAAATGAGACTCCTTAAAAAGACTCACTACGGGAATCTACCAAACAAGACAAAGCTTGCATTTGAGGAGATGTGCCATTGTCAAAATGTGGTACTGCTGGATCCAACCCCTGTTACACTTGCTGCAGAAGCTGAGGCATCAGCGAGATGGAACAAGTTGGCTTCAATAGAGGAGAAGTTTTTTAGACAGAAGTCTTGCGTAAGATGGATGGGAGCAGGGGATCAGAACACGACTCTTTTCCACCGCTCGGTTCAGACTAGGAATGCTTCGAACTCCATTACAATTCTTGTCAATGAGGCGGGTGAAACGCTCACAAATCTTCCAGACATAAAGAAGGAGGCGGTCATGCATTTTCAGAAATTTCTCCAAGTGCAGGATATGGACTCTGAAGGAGACTCCCTCCCTCTCCTACAGGAACTGTTATCGTATCGCTGCTCTGATGGATCAGTTGCTAGTCTTGTAGCTCCGGTATCAGCTAAAGAAATAGTTTCTGCCTTGCATGCTCTGCCAAGCGATTAG